The genomic region AGCGGATAGATCCCCCCGCCGGCGGCGACTCCCTTAAAAAGGGGGTTGTAGAGAGAACGTTGCCCCCCTTGAGAAGGGGGGTTGGGGGGATCTTCTGCTGTTGTAACTCTCGCAAAGCAGGAGACTGCTCGACAATAATGTAGTCCAGTGCAGCGAAAAACTCTGGATAATTCAGCTGGACGTATTGGATCGAATCTAAAGCCAGAAAACCTTGTCCTGCCCCCATTTCGACCAAAGTAAAGGGCTGAGGTTTTCCTAAGATCTGCCACATTTGGACGAACTGCTCTGCTAGTAACTCGCCAAAATCAGCACCCAGATGAGTAGACGTAAAAAAATCACCCTGCTTGCCCATTTGGACGGCTTTAGTCGTGTAATAGCCGCAAGTAGGGTGATATAGCGCTAATTCCATATACTCAGCAAAAGTGATTCGCTGCTGAGAACTTGAGGCGATCGCAAGTCGAATCGCCTCCTTCAACTCTAAATTCGAGTCATCTGTCATTTGTCATTTGTATTGATTATTTTTGACTGACGACTTTTGTACGGGCGGGTTCACTAGTTTGCTCTCACTTTGACAAATATTTTAGGTAAACCCGCCCCTACGACTTACGACTTATTTATCGGTCTACCGATCCCATGATGATGTCAATACTACCCAGGATCGTGACGATATCAGCAACCTTCATGCCTCGGAGGATATGAGGCAGAATTTGCACGTTGTTGAAATCAGCTGCGCGAATTTTCCACCGCCAAGGGAAGACATTATCATCGCCGATAATATAAATGCCTAATTCCCCTTTGCCACTCTCGACACGGACGTAGTGTTCGCCTTTGGGAATCTTGAATGTGGGGGCAACCTTCTTACTAATGTATTGGTAATCAAAACCACTCCATTCAGATTTTGGACCAGCTTGCATCCGCTTGGCTTCTAGGTTTTCGTAGGGTCCACCTGGTAGTCCGGCAATGGCTTGGCGCAGAATTTTCACTGATTCGCGCATTTCCCGAATTCGCACTAAGTAACGCGCAAAGCAATCCCCGGCGGTTTCCCAGTGAACATCCCAGTCGAAGTCGTCGTAGCATTCGTAGTGGTCGACTTTCCGCAAGTCCCACTTTACGCCACTTGCCCGCAGCATGGGACCGGAAAGCCCCCAGTTAATGGCTTCTTCTCTTGTAATCGTGCCTACACCCTCGACACGACGACGGAAAATCGGGTTGTTGGTGATCAGGCGCTCGTATTCGTCTACTTTGGGCATGAAGTAGTCGCAAAAATCGAGGCACTTATCGATCCAGCCGTAAGGTAGATCGACGGCTACACCACCAATGCGGAAGTAGTTGTTATTCACCATCCGGT from Chroococcidiopsis sp. SAG 2025 harbors:
- a CDS encoding NAD(P)H-quinone oxidoreductase subunit H, translating into MARIETRTEPMVLNMGPHHPSMHGVMRLIVTLDGEDVVDCEPVIGYLHRGMEKIAENRTNIMYVPYVSRWDYAAGMFNEAVTVNAPEKLADIPVPKRASYIRVIMLELNRIANHLLWLGPFMADVGAQTPFFYIFREREMIYDLWEAATGYRMVNNNYFRIGGVAVDLPYGWIDKCLDFCDYFMPKVDEYERLITNNPIFRRRVEGVGTITREEAINWGLSGPMLRASGVKWDLRKVDHYECYDDFDWDVHWETAGDCFARYLVRIREMRESVKILRQAIAGLPGGPYENLEAKRMQAGPKSEWSGFDYQYISKKVAPTFKIPKGEHYVRVESGKGELGIYIIGDDNVFPWRWKIRAADFNNVQILPHILRGMKVADIVTILGSIDIIMGSVDR